One Carettochelys insculpta isolate YL-2023 chromosome 1, ASM3395843v1, whole genome shotgun sequence genomic window, GTCGTTTGCCACAGCAgtccacctgagtcaggtggagGTGGACACTCAAgggcctatgggaagaagaaagagctTTGTCCCTGGACAGCAAAAGAACGCAAGAGAAGAGAGAGCCACGCTGTGGACTCAgaagtgtccatcttggatcctttgtcttttggtcttcATGGGTCCATGTGCCAagaggccagatctacaatgctttGATAACGGAAACtttgtaacctgaaatgaactttcaggtTACAAAAATCAGCAAATAATATTGCTGGTTTGCTTCAttagttatgactgatgtatgtgaagtattgctttaacaattcttctctctaatcctgttctttcttttttattaataaatgtttagatatttagatctaaagaattggtgagtgtATTGTTTAGATAAGATCCAAGCatatattgactggggtctggggctgggcccattGAGGcatggaagaatctgtgtggagttcgGTTAACAGGCTTAAGAGCCCTCACcctaatttgggggttgttggccagggctggtacagcagctgagaagtctgtggatttgcttgtgtggcttctcaggcgctcatacaaacatgagcccacagctacaggcttcctggtctcgcgttgaaattcatggtcttcctgttacctaattcctgcacacctgagccgtgtctacacgtgcacgctacttcgaagtagcggcactaacttcgaaatagcgcccgtcacggctacacgtgttgggcgctattttgatgttaacatcgacgttaggcggtgagatgtcgaagccgctaaccccatgaggggatgggaatagcgccctacttcgaagttgaacatcgacgtagggcacgtgtagacgatccgcgtcccgcaacatcgaaatagcggggtccgccatggtggccatcagctgaggggttgagagaagctctctctccagcccctgcaggtctctatggtcaccatgtgcagcagcccttagcccagggcttctggctgctgctgcggcagctggggatccatgctgcaggcacagggtctgcaaccagttgtcggctctgtgtatcttgtgttgtttaatgcaagtgtgtctgggaggggccctttaagggagtggcttgctgtcgagtccgccctgtgaccctgtctgcagctgtgcctggcacccttatttcgatgtgtgctactgtggcgtgtagacgttccctcacagcgcctatttcgatgtggtgccgcgcaacgtcgaagttgaacgtcgacgttgccggccctggaggacgtgtagacattattcttcgaaataccctatttcgatgtcgctacatcgaaataagctacttcgatgtaggcttcacgtgtagacgtagctctggacagcagcggccagagtggagcagtgagggacattgtgggttacatacggggcACCTCTGGATGCTAATACATTCAATTTCAAAACGTGACGCTTCCccgctggcctttaatcaaacttttaaatttgaaagtgAGGCTACACCCGGCCGGTTCCGACAGTATTttaatatcaatattagtgctccataaatcaagctaatgatatttacagtcaagacagtcacgtggtaactgccttaaattcgaatttatctcatagtgtagatgtagccgcagAGTCCCACTATCTCCACTGCCCCTAACGCCAGCCGTAATTCACCAGAAATTCCTTTTCTTTACACACTTGGTTTTTGTCAACAGGTCTGGCTGATACTGAAGACACAGGAGCAGATGAACAAGGTGTGTACCACCGCTATActaatacaaatgaggcactgtctTTTGAAGGAGACATTAACCTGATCTCCCTTCCGGCTGGTCTCTGAATGGGTATCTAAGGCTGACATCCCAAGGCAGGGTTCCATCAAGGGTGTGGAGGAGCTTCACTATTAGACGGGATGCAAGCTTCCTTCTGCCCCATCTCTGGGGTTCCACAAGGCATTTATGGGGCAAAGGCTACTGCTTTGTTAAAGGAGCTGCTGTCCCTTGGGTAAGACATTCCCTCAGGTCTTTCCTTTACACTCAAGGGTTATTTACTGCCTATTTGGAAGCATAGCAAATAATCCACAATTCACAAATCTTTTGTTTTCTAGTTCCGGCTCACAGTGTAAAACCAACAGAGATACCAGGTATGCTTAGTTTGGAGATTCAAAGTATGGGACGTGGAGCTTTCACCTTTAGGGCACCATTTCCTATCCAGGCACAGGTTAGTAGGAACGTGCAAATTGCCAGGTGGGATTAGACCTGACCTGACCAGATCCATTTGGGCAGtactagatgcttcagagggagatGCATGAACTggtcattgtcagaagacagggtactgggttaGACAGACCATggatctgacccagaatggccgtTCCTATGTTCAGGTAACCCCATTCTGGACAGTTATGGAATAATTGGCACCTGGGGCAGTTTCTTCATGACCCCACTAGAAGAGTGGTTGAGTATGAGGCTTTATATCATTTATaaatctgtattttaaataatAGATTGCTGATGAAATTATTTGTATGAAGTTCCACTTAGTCTAACCTCTGCATAATATTCCGTGTCAGTGGGCTGCACAGATTTATAGTACACTTACTGCATTTTGTCTTGCTTTTGTGAAACAGAAATGCTTTCTCTTCATCCCATTTATCTTTTACTATGACCCCTCTGCAATGGTCTCTCTTCTGTAAGCAGTCACAGTACCCCAAGGATGTCAGGAAATGGGGTGTGGAACCTTTCATCTCTTGAGCACTGGGTATAATCCAGGTTCAGTTTGGAGGCTTTAGCAAAACAAAGTGAGGCTTGCAGTCCAGTACCTAGTGAACTCGTATCCACAGCACAGCCACCACCAGCATTCATTTGCACCTGTGTGTGTTTCCAGAATGCCGTGAGGAGCAGTTCCCTTGCACTCGCCTATACTCCGTTCACAAACCAGTGAAGCAATGTATCAGATACCTGTGTGTTACCAGGTAAGAAGCCTGCAATCCCCAGGAGAAAAGCCAAGTCACTATCACAAGGAGCATGTCTAGCTCAGAAAGTGTGTTCCCTATGGAGATCTGAGGGTTCTATCCCACTTTCTAATCCCTacaagggaagagaagagggtgAAATGAATCCTAGGAGAGTAATTTAGGGTTTTTATTAATGCAGTGCAATATGTAATCTATTTGTGACTCTCTGAAGTTGTAAAATATTCTGTGAGCTATTACTTATTATTTCATTTGTGTATTGAACCAAATCTTGAAGTCCCCACACAGGCAAAATGCCTGATTGACATCAAGTCCTTAGTAGGGACTGAGAGGAACTCAGGATCAGTCTCCTTATTTACATGATTATTGCCTCCCTTACTTTTTGTTCTCATGAAtctcagtctctctccatctctctccCACCCTTGACATGATTCTGGTGCTATTCATCCCCGCAGTGTGCGTCGCATATACATAATAAACAAAGAGGTGTGCTCTCGCTTGGTCTGCAAGGAGGATGAAGTCATGCAAGGTGAGTGATAACTGGGCTGGGTGGATGAACACCAGGGCAGAGCTCTGCGGGGAAGGTGTGCTTTTCGTCATATGCGAAATTGTACAAGCCCTGCTGAGTAACATGTCCCTCTGGGGGAACGAGTGGTTGACAGGGCAGTGGTACAACAGCTTCCCTTCAAAGACGTTGGTGCTCAACTTCCAGCCCCCTTGGGCTCCCCTCAGTACCTTCTTGTTGACAAGAGTGGCTGTACCATCTTAAAAGGTGGCATCATAGGAGAATCTGCACCCACCTCTACTATAAACTTCTGGGCCTTTTACCTCTCTCCTCGGGGGAGGTATTTCCTCCAGGCTCTCTCACATGCAGGCACACAGACTACTCCATGAACAGAGCCCATTTCCCCAAGATCacactccccagccctcagccctaAGCCCTCTCCTGCAGGCACTctgaacctctcatttctggTCCCGCACTGGAGCCCtcaacccctcccacagcccaatcCCTGGCTCCAGACCAGTgaaggtggggctgcagggaagaggcggggcagggagcagggcaagaGTGTCCATTTTGTGCAGTTAGAAAGATGGGTGCTACCTACCTGCTGCTGCTTCAATTTCCCCAGTGAACCAGCCTGTACAGTGTGAGACTCCATGACCCTCCCCTTTTGAGAGCCTGGCGTATTAAAGTTCAAAGTCTTGTCATTGCTGAGGCTTTCCGCTAGCAGGGCCTTGTTCTCTCTCCCAGGCCCGCCAAGCTGCTGTACTGCGGTACTCAGCCTAGGCCCTCTCCACAGAACTTTTCCCGCCATTCATCTCTTTAATGGAGCAGTCACTCACAGTCTCCTTTCTGGCTGAGCTCAGCCTGCCCTTAAATCCCCCAGCTGGCCTTGTTCGCCCTCACATGCTCCCCATCATATGAACTTTGTATTCATTCCCTCCTCCTGCAGAGATGGGCTAAGTCTGACCCAAATGAGGCTGGTGCCCACCCCTCTGACAAGCCTAATTCTGCCATTTGCACACATGAGCTGCAGCGTGTAAATGTATATACTGCACTTCATGCATGTAACTGCTTACTTTAGCATTCACGGCCAATAATACGGTGTTTAAATTAGTGCTAAAGGGACAGGCATAGCCCTGGTGTAAAAGGGTGTAGCTCCACCTAAGACAGTTGTCATTGCATTGACTTACAGCAGGTCTGGATTTGACCCGATGGGCTTGTCTACGTGGCAGGCCACAGCATGGCAGTATACCCAGTGCATCAGCTAGCTATGCAGTAATGTGCAGCCGCGCAGATAAAATCCCAGAGTGCAGCTTAGCATACATACTAGCATCCCACTGGCTTGAGCAGCATCTTGACACACAGACAAGCCTGAAGTGTGAGTTATACCCAGATACACCCAGAAAAATGATCCTCTCACTTCCAATCTCTGTTGCCTGGTCCATCTGCTGATTTGACTAAGACCTGTTTACGCACACTACTCATACAAATTCAGACCTGAAGTTCCACAAAGCTCTGTAGAAACACTGGGAAAGGATCAGTTACATAGAAAATGAAATAGTTGAAGCAGGTTCTAGCAAAGGGTTTTAAAGATCTTGGTTTCACCTGGAACTTTCATGTTGTTTCCTGATTAATAGGTTAGACTCTACAAATCCTGGACAAGTCTTTTCTCAAAGGCAAATGGGAAATCTTGTGCAATTCCTCTGAGTTTAAGAGAGCAGCTTCtgacttacactggtgtaaataagAGCAGAATCCAGCCCAGTCTTTGTCCAGGCTAAATTCCCAGTAACTTCTGTGTGAATTGTCCCTGCAAATGGCCAGAATAAATTCTGACCGAAGGCTTCAAAATTTGAATCTCTGTCATATTGAAATCAATGTTCATCACCAGTTTATATGAACAATGTGAAGGTTGTATTGATAATTGTTCACGCAATGAACTGAGTTTGAATGAAGCTCTAATCCTCCATCCAATGTCTCTCTTCTTTGTCTCCAGAGGAGATCTGCCGCCAGCTGGCTGGCCTCCCCCCTCGACGCATGCGCCGCTCCGGTCAGCCCCGAGGCCCTCCTTGCCAGTGGGCCAAGAACAAGGAGCTGAATAAGCCTGATGCTCTGTGAGCTACAAACAGTAGGAGAGtgagggggaaagggaggaggagaaTCATTACCAACCCACCATCTACAACCCAAGACAAGCCCTACTGGCCCTCCTGAAaaccagctcccccccacccccctcagatGCTGCAGTGCATGGGATCCCCTCTCTGCTAGGGGGCTGCTGTCTTATCCAAAAGGTGCTCATTTTTTATCCCATACTTGATCTCACAGGCTGTGATCAGCCCCTTTCCCAGCAGTTTTTATAACCGCACCattcccctgctgccaccccccagAGACAGATGAGGTAGGGACAGAATGTAGGTATCCTGCTGTGTACAAACCCTTAGAGAGTGCCAGACCGGGTTACCACAGCACTCCTTGGATGGAGGGACGCTGACCGTCCTGCAATACCATACAACTCAATAAATTctaggctgctgggcccagcacttaagatctcccagcccccagtggtCTAGGACCCTCCGGACTAGCACTCTAGTGACTTTTCAAAAGAGGCCAAAAGAAGGGATCAAATCTGTGCTTCTTGCAGGGCATCAGAGTAAAAGTCCTTAGAGCATCACATCCCAGTCTCTGGGGACTGAGACACAAGTTTATTACCTGGAAGGCTAATGCTAGTCCCTTGGAGACTCCATGCCCCATCTCTACGTTGCTCTCAGTGCCTGGCAGTGCCAGAGAAAAGACGAGTCAGGGACTGCAAATTAAACCTGTAGACAACCCCCATCTACAATCCAAGATGAGACAATCTAAGACTGTGCATGGGCAGTAGTTCCATTGTAACCGTCTCTAAGAAGTTTTGAATCCCTTTGTTACAAGCCATCTGCTTCAGCTATAGGAACAAGTATCTACTGAAGAACCTTTAGTTAGCAGGACAATCTATTTTTCACAATACGAACATAGGACTTATCAAGGATGTCTGCCTCCTCTCCTACCTTCTCTGCTCCTCCCAGTTCTGTCCCACACCCAGGGCACCCACAGAGAAAGTATCATTGCAAAAAGTCCAAGCAAATGTCAGTTACAGGCAGAGTCAGTCTGGCAAGTTGAGCTCCTGTGATGGGGCAGGGTAAAGCTGAAGCATTGGCACATCACGGAGGTGGGCTGCAAACTTGGTACCTCCTCCTGCGGGACATGGAATGTTTGGGTCTTTCAGGCAAAGAGCTGGTTTGTCTGGGGAGTAACATGGGGGAATTTTGGTTTAACCCAGGTTTGTACACATGAGCTAGGATGTCACACCACTGTAAAATTTTCTGTGGAATTCCTAATCTACCCCAGCGGCTCCAGGAGCCCTCGCAGCAGGCAGGAAATGCCTGTGTTGGGCTGGCATGTGGGAAAAGAGTTAGAACAAACTggtgggcacaggctgggggcccaggattttctgctgcttctgtggcGGTGCCCCCTGCACGATGCAAGGGACTGCAAGCGCTATGGCCAGAGGGGTAGGCACACATAAACAGAGAAGCCAGCCGCGTGGAAGGGATTTCATTCCCCTAGCGCTGGGTTGTCCCAttgtggtctggggcagggtgggagaatATGTGTGAAACATACTTACACTTATACAGCACTCcaccctggctgggggctgtttCGCAGGCACcctttcccttttattttatAGGTGCCTTAAGCCCCCTCAACAGTCTCTGTTGTGGCTAGCACCACTCCTTCCTCATGGTCTGTCTGCACTGCAGACTGCATCCACAGGACAGCGATCCATCAAGCGGGGTTATTTTATGAAGGCTGGTATCAATGCCCTCCCGTCAACTCCAGTGCTCCACCTCAACGAGAAGTGCCAGGGGCTTCGATAGAAGAGCATCTCCAGTCAGCACACTGCCGTAAGGAGGTCTAAGGgcatcaacttcagctacattattcatgtagctgaagttacGTAATGTAGATCAATCCCGTAGTGTAGTCCCGTCCCATCTGGCTTTCTGTCAAACAAAATTCACACAGATTTGTGGTCATGTCTaggttgcaggcttctgtcaggaaccctgaggtctcctgacagaagtctgccatcCCAGTCATCTTTGGTTCATGAGGAAAAAGggaggtgtcagcagaggggttttcctgacatttggccctctGTGGgtaggccaaatgtcaggaaaacctctcccgacagaactggtGGCAGGAGACACACAAACATTTTGCacagtttgtgtatcttttgccgacagttctcttCAATCTAGCCATAGCCTCTGAGTCCTTCATCACAAAATAACTGAAATAGTCCTCCACTGAGTCCCCACTATAAAGTCAAAATCATAAGCCCAGCCGCATCTGGCACAGCTGTTCCCCTCTCACTCAACAAGAGCCCTACTACCATCTTTCGTAATGAAATACCTGATTCCCCTCAGGCGAGGCCCATCGCGTCGTCAGGATTGTGTTTATCCCAGGCTCACCAGCTAATGGGCAAGCCACCCTGTTTCAATACAGACGGCTCATAGTCATTGCAGCAGTGCAACTTAACTGTGCAACAGGGTCAGCTGGGGCCACTCAATTAGGTAGTTAATCTCTCTACAGGTAGGGGTGGGGACGAGTGTCTCTAACAAAAGTATATAGGGCACTATATATAACTATAAAGGAAGGACAGTGTGCTAAGGCATTTGGTTCCCCACTTCCTGATGTATCAGGCATAATTCTGCTTTGTAAGAGGAGCATAATAAAGGGGCAGAGGTGGCTAGATACAGGAGTTCTGCTATATATGGGCAAAGTTGCCCTACATAAAAGCCTCTTCCTATCAGATGAATGTCTGGTTTGTAGTGGGAGAAGTTGTGTTACATCTCACGTAGGGGAAGGCATCCCAGTGTAGAGGCAGGGGTTGAATTTTTTTCTCTACAGACCCACTATTTAGGGAAACAAGTTCCAAGGTAGACAGGGAATTTACCCATCCCTGGGAACTACAGGGACATAGTTTTCCTATACAGAGGGCAGACTTTATATAAATAGAAACTTGCTTCATAGGGGACAGTGTTCTCCCTATGTAAAGGAGGAGTTTATATAGAAAGTAGATGCTTGCTACATCAGGGAGAGGTGACTTAAAGTTAGGATCctgctcctattgaagtcaatggcaaaattcccattgacttctatggtgcaggagcagggctttagAAAGAGTCTTTTCAATTGGAGAAGAATAGGAGGAAGTTAAAAGGAGCTCTTGGGAATGGAAGTAACCCACATCTCCTCCCTGAATATCAAGTTGAATGTAAacgtatatagatatataaatatattatatagTTACTGTACAGTGTATCTAAATCTCATGTTCACACAGTTTGGGGAAATTCATTAGAAACCTTTGCTATTGCTTAAATCTCACACTTGCATGAAGAGATTGTAAGTGGAATTCCCCTGGGAAAACACTGTCTAAACATTATAGTCTATATAATGCACACCAGAACATTAAAAGAAAGTGTTATTTCTGATTTGTCTCGGCAACTCTTGTGTTCAGACTTATTTGTCTCTGCTTTTCACTTTGTTTCACCCTAACCTGcagccagttctgggcctccagtACAACTCTGCCCAGGTAGCTCAGCATttctctgccccacagcacctcttGCTGTGCCACTTTTGGGGTCTCTGCGCTTGTCTGCTGACATCCCTCAATTCTGATGTGCAGCACTCCCAGTCCTGGGCTTCCTACACAGCTTTACAACTGCACCTCACGGCCTTGTAGCATGCCAGTATTTTATCTAGAATGTCTTATAATCTCTTCAGGGAATTTGTTTTCCCAAGTGCTTAGCGAATTTATCTAGCGTATTTGTTGTGACCACTGAGGAGTGGAATAACTCATCTGCTTTCTAAGATTTCACACTGAGAAAATAATTTCTAGTTAAGAAACCACCCTGCTTTAGAGATGAAAATGTACCACTAGCCAGTTGGATACGGGATGGGAATGGAATATACTTTTTCACAACCCAAGCAGAACCTACTGACCCATAAGAACTCAGAAATACGGGTAACTCAGATAATTGCACTACCTAAGAATAAGATTTTTGTACAAGAAATAAATGGCTGTCCAGTGCATTCCAGATAAGAATTATGATGAATTctcattttcctaatgtctgattgtTCCATAAACTCATCTGGGACTAAATGTGACAGTCATAAAAATGGAGTTTCAGAGCCTGTGAGATTTCAGGCTCACATATTCATTTGTTTAGACAGAGCTTTTGGAAATGCAAGAAAGGCCTATGACCCAACTAGTCCAATATGCTGTGGCCAGTGATGGATGGTTCAGAGTATTGTGTAagacagggatgagcaaactttttaagttgGGCCCtgcttttcatccttgcaatttgTAGCCTctcacaacctgtctaatgtaatcccaaaccaatggaaattttggttatgttcatttgaaaaaaaaatcagcatgtgtgagaaaataagtgtagaatgtaaaaactttagtaATCAGTATAGCAATGTGAATGCACTCTATTTTTAGCGCACTACCTTGGTCAGAACTGACATGGATATGTGTCTTCAGGTTGGACTTCAGCCCTTCAGCCTGAAGCATAGACATACTATGTTTCTGGGCACTCCCTGTTCCCAAGCTCCCTGTCTACAATGGACCTTCACCTGAGCTGGGGAATTGCGTTTAAACACAGTTCCAGCTAGCAGTGTTTCCCAGGAGGCTTGGCTGACCAGAAGGAATGGGGCCAGAttcatatttaaaatatgttCTAGAGTTGGTAGCTGATTATTCCCAGGCACTTCTAACTGAGGCTTGAAATGAGAATGTACAGCATTCCTCATGAGTCAGCTTCCTGGCTTTTCAGATTCTTCTCCTGATGTCAATACCACTGCCTCATCAGCCCCAGGGACAACAAATTAAAAACTGCGACCCCATGAACAGTGGCATGCGATTccagtgtgatgcagttgcagcacttctgccagctgaGCCCTCCAAAATCACCACTGAGCCGCTCGCTGGGAGGAAGGCAGAAGAATGAAAGCTGAGAACTGTCTGGAGGCCAAGTTGCTGTGAAATGGGGCGGGGAGAACTCTGAGTCTCTTATGCCCATTTTCTGTCTTTTACTCCTCCTCAGAAATGGTAGAGAAATCACTGGGGAGAAGAGGAGACTAGGTCAGGGCCTGGACAGGGAACTGCATATAGCCAATCCCTCCCCCTATTGCTTTTCTAACTGTGTACAAACTGTGTTTCACGACTCACCGCCCCAGAGCGCGCCTGGTGGTAAAACCTCTTCCCTGGCTCCTGATGTCTGGGTCTCAGGCCAGGTCACATTTACATTCTCCCCCTTTGCAGGGTGACAGAGCCAATTAGCCCAAGTCCAAAACCAGCACCAAAACAAAAGCACCTACCTGGCTGCCCAAGATAGGGTTGTCAGCAGTCCTGTATGACAAGGGATGGCCCTTGTTTAAATAGAAGTTGGCCGGTCCTGCACTAAGTCCATACGGGATGCCTTTATCCCATACTTCAACAGCAGGGGCCAGTACTCACAGGTCATCCTTCTACTCTCCTCCCAACACCAGCCCTTCACTGCTGCACAGGGACAGCAGATGGGGCCTTGCTCAAGGACCAGGGTTGGCAGGGGTGTTCAAAGATACACCCCTAAGCACTGGTCCCTGCTGGAcagagccccctgctggctgcagcccttggGTGTGACCCTGTCGGCTTTCCCTgtgccagctctgcctggcagcatAAGAGTACAGGGCCGTGTGTCTAGGAGCTGCACTGAAGGGCCAGGATCAGGAAGGGGTTCTGTCTGGCAGCAGGTTCAGTACCTCCCCTCTCACAGAGGCTCTGCTAATGTCCCTAGCAGGGTGCACACCactgcagccagcaaagaccaGCAACTGCAGCTTCCAACTTGGCTCCTGGTGACAGGGTGACTAGATAGCAAGCATGAAAAATCAGGATGGAGTGAGAGGTAATAGCCACCTGCCTGAACGTCACAACTGTCCGTATAAAACCAGGAATCTGGTCACCCCATTTGGCACCTGTACAGAATCTGAACAGGAGTCATACCAGTGGCTGGCCCAGCACCTAAGGTCCTGGGTTCTTTCCCGCACCCAGAGCTGGAGAGTGAGAACCCTAGGAGacaatgggggtgaggggaggaaagggacttGCCATGAGAGGTTCAAGTCAAGACTGGGGACGTCTGAGGTTTGTCCTGTATTTTTCAAATACGATGTTGGATACATAAGCTGTGAGATGTATGGGGGTGTCCCCAGGTAAGTGTGGCGGTCCCTACCCACCTCCTCTGTGCATCCCACCCTCTCCAGAGCCTCCTCCTACCACCCACCCTGTTCCCAAATTCCATCTCCCTCTCCGCACCCCCTACTGCTTCCCAGAGCCTTCACCCAGGGATCCCATGCCCTGCCCGAGGCCAAAGCCAGTGCCCAGATTCTATGCTGGatccttcctcccagacccctacctgcatcccagtccccaaactcccttccagagcctgcaccccagatccCTACTTCCACTCAAGCCTCACCAGAGCTCCACCCCGACCCCTCggctccccaactccctcccagagcctgcacctctaccccagccaaactccctctcagagccttagGCGGGCGGTATGGGGCAAGAGCTTgactggaggtgtgggagggctcTGGGTATTCTGGACATCCCCAAAACTTTTTCAAATCTGCTGCTCCTGATTGCTAACTCCTATACCCAGGTCTCTGGCAGGCCCAGCCTTCTTATACAGTTGCTATCCCTAGCTAGGCCTCTTTGCCCACCTGGGAGCAGCCTGCCCACTCTTCTCCCCTCTCAGGCACACACTGCGGGGCTTTCCTCACGCTAAGACCAGCACCCCATCAAACGAGGTGGAGTTAATTTAAACACGAGGCCTGTTGGCCCttagggaaccaggctgccctgttactGCCCTCTGGTTCTAACGCATCGTGGCTGACAACATGGCAGTGATCTATCCATTGCGAGGACAAGAAGGTCACAATGCCTGAGGCGGTGTCTGCTTCATCTCAGCATGGTCATACATCTGCACTGTTTGGGACAGGACTGCCTACAGCAGGTCTTCCAGAGACCATCCGCAAATGCAGCACAGTCACTGGGGGCAGCGCTGTCAGGGGATTTCCAAACACAAACCAGGTGTGTGGTGGAACAGTTGAACCAGGGCACCTGAAACCCAGTGGTTTCCTCTCCAGTGGAAGAAACCATTGTACAGGGCCCTGGCGAGGCTGGACCTGAGAAGTGAAGCCAGTGGCTACCACCCACAGCTGTAAAACAGCCAGAGTGGCCATCTGGCTATCAAGGAACGGACAATCACTCCAATGAAAGCACAAGGCATTGCTGATTTGTAATGCACACCCCCTGCAGTGTTTATGTGTGGTGGGACAGAATTATTTGGCTTCTTGCTTGGCTATTGTGTAACACAGCAATTGCACTGGCTAGTGCAACTGACGAAGAAGCAGGAGATCAGGGTTCCAGTCGTGGCTTTGGGACATGGGACAAGTCCTTTCATCTCTCTGTGTCTGTTTCCCTTCACACCCTATGTTTGCCTTATCTATTTAGACTACACAGAATGAGTTTGGGAC contains:
- the MFAP5 gene encoding microfibrillar-associated protein 5, with protein sequence MLQPKQGTSQRGKRQRLQPKRVEIMDNRMMTFGAHTLLCIIALSVFPADWFLPVINCQEAPTGLADTEDTGADEQVPAHSVKPTEIPECREEQFPCTRLYSVHKPVKQCIRYLCVTSVRRIYIINKEVCSRLVCKEDEVMQEEICRQLAGLPPRRMRRSGQPRGPPCQWAKNKELNKPDAL